In one Nitrososphaera viennensis EN76 genomic region, the following are encoded:
- a CDS encoding coiled-coil domain-containing protein, protein MPFGLFKKKEAEKSVPAPVAPDMPQAGTLSIQDVQSLLDSIESARVQSLSARLAPARDSAARSLASLASIADGMEKEKLKLEELEKRFGSNIENTKRMVVSALRREASSELPQVETLGDAKKFKERMESMIHRFGEVTGSHSKMLNYFLKKHASSMKSELGDLEDLLKDVKAAISTFEQERAPAVRCANTLNTIMQKISSAKADEQAAQATQERISALESDLARLKEELAALAGSSEFAEAKAAAEKLAQAEKKQEQFNAQVAEMFSHVSKALSKYSYGVSKETERRLRVLSEEPWSVLGKQQQHDDMSSYSELLAEVYKSVASGQIPLKDSDRVLQHLASIQSSLPQLQKDAASISAEIAVLRQGKIHDAVQRARDAEMIIAQHEEGLARERQWLDQLKKQVAGTNAEVDALLKEVSETLFSLTGNRYVVSR, encoded by the coding sequence GTGCCTTTTGGGTTATTCAAAAAGAAAGAGGCCGAAAAAAGCGTGCCGGCCCCAGTCGCGCCGGACATGCCGCAGGCAGGCACACTCTCGATACAGGACGTGCAGTCGCTTCTTGACAGCATCGAGTCTGCCCGCGTGCAGTCGCTTTCGGCCCGGCTTGCGCCGGCGAGGGATTCTGCCGCGCGCTCGCTTGCGTCACTTGCGTCCATCGCCGACGGGATGGAAAAGGAAAAGCTGAAACTTGAAGAGCTTGAAAAGAGGTTTGGCTCCAACATCGAAAACACCAAAAGAATGGTGGTGTCCGCGCTGAGGCGCGAGGCGTCATCTGAACTGCCGCAGGTGGAGACCCTCGGGGACGCAAAAAAGTTCAAGGAGAGGATGGAGTCGATGATACACCGCTTTGGCGAGGTCACCGGCTCGCACAGCAAGATGCTCAACTATTTCCTCAAAAAGCATGCTTCAAGCATGAAGAGCGAGCTTGGCGACCTTGAAGACCTGCTAAAGGATGTCAAGGCGGCCATATCCACATTTGAGCAAGAGCGCGCGCCGGCGGTAAGGTGCGCAAACACGCTCAACACTATCATGCAAAAGATCTCGTCTGCAAAGGCAGACGAGCAGGCCGCGCAGGCAACGCAGGAGCGCATTTCTGCGCTTGAATCCGACCTTGCAAGGCTGAAGGAAGAGCTTGCGGCGCTTGCGGGCTCCTCCGAGTTTGCAGAGGCCAAGGCCGCCGCGGAAAAACTCGCGCAGGCCGAGAAAAAACAGGAGCAGTTTAACGCGCAGGTTGCAGAGATGTTCTCGCACGTTTCAAAGGCGCTGTCAAAATACTCGTACGGCGTGTCAAAAGAGACGGAGAGGCGCCTGCGCGTGCTGTCTGAGGAGCCGTGGTCTGTACTTGGCAAGCAACAGCAGCACGATGACATGTCTTCCTACTCGGAGCTCCTTGCGGAGGTCTACAAGTCAGTTGCCTCTGGCCAGATACCACTAAAGGATTCGGACAGGGTGCTCCAGCACCTTGCATCTATCCAGTCGTCGCTTCCGCAGCTGCAAAAGGACGCGGCCTCGATCTCAGCCGAGATTGCGGTTCTGCGCCAGGGAAAAATTCACGATGCAGTCCAGCGCGCAAGAGACGCCGAGATGATTATTGCCCAGCATGAGGAAGGCCTTGCAAGGGAGCGGCAGTGGCTTGACCAGCTAAAGAAGCAGGTGGCGGGGACAAACGCCGAGGTCGACGCGCTATTGAAGGAAGTCTCGGAAACCCTGTTCTCGCTCACGGGCAATCGGTACGTGGTCAGCCGCTAG
- a CDS encoding cupin domain-containing protein, with translation MKKDNSGQAFDLDDLLARIDKDSYWVDFIKVRHLEAGVLRLYPGEEDTQTPHDADELYFVAEGSGFISMGKESKAVKKGSVLFVPAHMPHHFYGNKDTLVVLYMFAE, from the coding sequence ATGAAGAAGGATAATAGCGGACAGGCGTTCGACCTTGACGACCTGCTGGCAAGAATAGACAAGGACAGCTACTGGGTCGACTTCATAAAGGTGAGGCACCTTGAGGCCGGCGTTCTGCGGCTGTACCCGGGGGAGGAGGACACCCAGACCCCGCACGACGCAGACGAGCTGTATTTCGTAGCCGAGGGAAGCGGATTCATCAGCATGGGCAAGGAGAGCAAGGCGGTGAAGAAAGGCTCGGTGCTGTTCGTTCCTGCCCACATGCCGCATCACTTTTACGGCAACAAGGACACGCTCGTGGTGCTGTACATGTTTGCAGAATAA
- a CDS encoding winged helix-turn-helix domain-containing protein, translated as MSLRFSHNKEIIDIVLLCTLVIATMVSAFTVLRFTSNINIDLSDENTNPSTGNEIMVTFNATPLGAIYQSSPILLPISWGTVAAILLWRGRIRSIWSKQGYDYDTFKLIARMRGSPLRVRLLNSISETPKNKLQLAKEFNVDWNTVNNHIEILLRNSLVKETETIGTTKYYVIAENGRKILSLLEESRAASKRSPN; from the coding sequence ATGTCCTTGCGTTTTTCCCATAATAAAGAAATCATCGATATTGTCTTGTTGTGCACACTTGTTATTGCTACTATGGTATCGGCTTTTACCGTATTGAGATTTACATCGAACATCAATATAGATCTATCAGACGAAAATACTAATCCCAGTACCGGCAATGAAATTATGGTAACATTTAATGCAACACCATTGGGTGCAATTTATCAATCTTCGCCAATTCTCTTACCTATAAGCTGGGGGACAGTAGCAGCCATTCTCTTATGGCGAGGACGAATTCGATCGATTTGGAGCAAACAAGGGTATGACTATGATACCTTCAAACTGATTGCAAGAATGCGTGGAAGTCCATTGCGTGTTAGATTACTAAATTCAATCAGCGAAACACCCAAGAACAAGCTGCAGTTGGCAAAAGAATTCAATGTTGATTGGAATACGGTGAACAACCATATTGAAATTCTTCTTAGAAATAGCCTTGTAAAGGAGACAGAAACTATAGGAACAACAAAATATTACGTGATTGCAGAGAACGGGCGGAAGATACTTTCCCTATTAGAAGAATCTCGTGCAGCAAGTAAGCGTTCTCCTAATTGA
- a CDS encoding sialidase family protein: MRRVALLATITAAAIAAAAGLILAFSSGSSALSNKSADLSPSSLANGNNNKPQDTAAGSNQQQQVASNRSSVEFGDAINLTNNPNDSVYGQVASANDNVYVVWQESVRDPASGRSNNYDIFFKASQDRGETFDGETSNLSRNAGFSEHPQLAASDVNNAVYVVWADNTSGKREILFTKSDDAGRTFGKPRVLSSPGSASSYNQELAASGSSVYLVWQEQATDGGNAIVFRASSNGGNTFADPVTIVQGNSSSVDSRSFPKVAAHGDSVYVAWSSVGSGKGNLQQQGLYFAKSSDSGSTFSPAAKLNKGNEVVGEAQVAAYGDDVHVIWGGLDAVTVANLFYVRSSDGGDTFTDPSSISSLKSPSNVELAIMSEKPQTGGDAGGGADGLEASYSLHVAAQVQMSAGNEEIMFVPNLFGGNIDNNTSTPPSNLSNNSGISECPSISISGNDVFVMWEDLTTGNHEIFLARGKIVS; this comes from the coding sequence ATGAGACGTGTTGCATTGCTAGCAACAATAACGGCAGCAGCAATAGCTGCTGCCGCGGGTCTGATACTCGCCTTCTCTTCCGGTTCCTCTGCTCTATCAAACAAAAGTGCTGATCTGTCGCCCTCGTCTCTTGCCAATGGTAACAACAACAAGCCACAGGATACTGCTGCTGGTAGCAACCAGCAGCAACAAGTTGCAAGCAACAGAAGCAGCGTGGAATTTGGAGACGCAATCAACCTTACCAACAATCCCAACGACTCTGTTTACGGCCAAGTAGCATCTGCAAACGATAACGTCTATGTGGTGTGGCAGGAATCTGTCCGAGACCCTGCCTCCGGCCGCAGCAACAATTATGACATATTTTTCAAGGCAAGCCAAGACAGGGGAGAGACTTTTGATGGCGAAACATCAAACCTGAGCAGAAATGCAGGGTTCTCGGAGCACCCGCAGCTTGCTGCATCAGACGTTAACAACGCTGTATACGTCGTCTGGGCCGATAACACTTCCGGGAAAAGAGAAATACTCTTTACAAAAAGCGACGATGCCGGAAGGACATTTGGCAAGCCCAGAGTGCTCAGCAGCCCTGGCAGCGCCTCATCCTACAACCAGGAATTGGCAGCCTCTGGCAGCAGCGTCTACCTGGTATGGCAGGAGCAGGCTACTGACGGGGGCAATGCAATAGTATTCAGAGCCAGCAGCAACGGCGGCAACACGTTTGCAGATCCAGTCACTATTGTGCAAGGCAATAGCAGCAGCGTTGATTCAAGATCGTTTCCCAAAGTCGCGGCGCATGGAGACAGCGTGTATGTTGCGTGGAGCTCCGTCGGCAGCGGCAAGGGCAATCTGCAACAACAAGGGCTCTACTTTGCAAAGAGCTCTGACAGCGGGAGCACCTTTTCTCCGGCTGCCAAGTTAAACAAAGGAAACGAGGTAGTGGGCGAAGCCCAGGTTGCCGCGTACGGAGACGACGTCCATGTGATATGGGGAGGCTTGGATGCCGTGACCGTGGCAAACCTCTTTTACGTCCGGAGCAGCGACGGCGGAGACACCTTTACCGACCCTTCAAGCATTAGCTCTTTGAAGAGCCCTTCTAACGTCGAGCTTGCGATAATGAGTGAGAAGCCCCAAACGGGCGGCGATGCTGGCGGTGGCGCAGACGGGCTGGAGGCTTCTTACTCTCTGCACGTGGCCGCCCAGGTCCAGATGTCAGCTGGCAACGAGGAGATCATGTTTGTTCCAAATCTTTTTGGCGGCAATATTGATAATAATACATCGACACCTCCTTCCAACCTGAGCAACAACTCGGGGATTTCCGAGTGCCCATCAATATCAATATCTGGAAATGATGTCTTTGTCATGTGGGAAGATCTGACGACGGGGAACCATGAAATATTTCTTGCCAGGGGCAAAATCGTTTCCTAG
- a CDS encoding 50S ribosomal protein L40e: MPIADATKKQIAQQRRLYFKICFRCGGKNPISSTRCRKCHSDQMRLKNRTLGAKK, translated from the coding sequence ATGCCGATAGCCGATGCGACAAAGAAACAGATCGCTCAGCAGCGCAGGCTCTACTTCAAGATATGCTTCCGCTGCGGTGGCAAGAACCCGATATCTTCGACAAGGTGCAGAAAGTGCCACAGCGACCAGATGCGCCTGAAGAACAGGACGTTGGGTGCCAAGAAGTAA
- the ahcY gene encoding adenosylhomocysteinase has translation MEYRVKDLALAEEGKRRIDWAEAHMPVLVALRKKYSETKPLKGIRVAGCLHVTKETGVLVRTLKAAGAELSWCGCNPLSTQDDVAASLVKHDGVSVFASRGVSTKEYYDDIHSSMKLNPHITIDDGADLTVEMHKALEQGRNGGLAGPLYGGTEETTTGVVRLRALQKSGRLLYPVIAVNDAETKHDFDNIYGTGQSALDGIIRATNVLLSGKNIVVAGYGHVGKGVAKRASGLGANVIVTEVDPIAALKAKLDGFAVATMNKAAEVGDVFITTTGCKDVIVADDIAKMKDGAILANAGHFNVEISIPDLEKQSTGTKEINQHTMQYSLKNGSRVYLIGEGRLVNLAAAEGHPSEVMDMSFANQFLSVLKLAQSKGTMKPIVYNIDKQQDQEIALAKLQSMGVDIDVLTPEQKAYLDGFAEGT, from the coding sequence ATGGAATACCGCGTAAAAGACCTTGCGCTTGCCGAGGAAGGCAAGAGGCGCATAGACTGGGCAGAGGCGCACATGCCCGTTCTTGTTGCACTAAGAAAGAAATACAGCGAGACCAAGCCGCTGAAGGGAATCAGGGTGGCCGGCTGCCTCCACGTGACAAAGGAAACTGGCGTGCTGGTAAGGACGTTGAAGGCCGCCGGCGCAGAGCTATCCTGGTGCGGATGCAACCCGCTTTCAACGCAGGACGATGTCGCAGCATCTTTGGTCAAGCACGACGGCGTTTCCGTTTTTGCAAGCAGGGGCGTTTCTACAAAGGAATATTATGACGACATACACTCCTCGATGAAGCTGAACCCGCACATCACGATCGACGACGGCGCCGACCTGACGGTGGAGATGCACAAGGCGCTCGAACAAGGAAGGAACGGCGGCCTTGCCGGCCCGCTGTACGGAGGCACTGAAGAAACCACCACCGGCGTGGTGCGCCTGCGCGCACTGCAAAAGTCAGGAAGGCTCTTGTATCCGGTGATAGCGGTAAACGACGCTGAAACGAAGCACGACTTTGACAACATCTACGGCACAGGGCAATCCGCGCTGGACGGCATCATAAGGGCCACAAACGTGCTCCTGTCAGGCAAAAACATAGTCGTTGCGGGTTACGGCCACGTGGGCAAGGGGGTGGCAAAGCGGGCATCCGGCCTTGGAGCAAACGTGATTGTGACAGAGGTCGACCCGATTGCAGCGCTCAAGGCAAAGCTTGACGGCTTTGCAGTGGCAACAATGAACAAGGCCGCAGAGGTGGGAGATGTCTTCATCACGACCACTGGCTGCAAGGATGTCATAGTTGCAGACGACATTGCCAAGATGAAGGACGGCGCGATACTTGCCAACGCCGGCCATTTCAACGTCGAGATCTCTATTCCAGATCTTGAAAAGCAGTCGACAGGGACGAAAGAAATCAACCAGCACACGATGCAGTACAGCCTCAAGAACGGAAGCCGCGTCTACCTGATAGGCGAGGGGAGGCTCGTCAACCTGGCGGCTGCAGAAGGGCATCCGTCAGAGGTCATGGACATGAGCTTTGCAAACCAGTTCCTGTCGGTGCTTAAGCTGGCGCAGTCAAAGGGGACGATGAAGCCAATCGTCTACAACATCGACAAGCAGCAGGACCAGGAAATCGCGCTTGCAAAACTGCAGTCTATGGGCGTCGACATTGACGTGTTAACGCCAGAGCAAAAGGCATACCTCGACGGGTTTGCAGAAGGAACGTAG
- a CDS encoding phosphoribosyltransferase, whose product MDWSMLKNCAGRIYGAVVRFRNRADAGNALAEALAPAVRNKKEGGTLILGIPRGGVVLADIVAGKLGAGFDIVIPRKLGAPGNEELAIGAVMADGTDYVNRYVVIALRVKQEYIEREKEKQVAEIARRQSKYRKAGLPYDIRGRDVVLVDDGVATGATAIAAARWIKKQQPSSLTIAAPVAPAQTVEALKHEADSVVVLAAPADFGAVGEFYEDFAPVTDEHVMAIMLRRALL is encoded by the coding sequence TTGGACTGGTCAATGCTTAAAAACTGCGCCGGCAGGATCTATGGTGCAGTGGTGAGGTTCAGGAATCGGGCGGACGCGGGAAACGCGCTTGCCGAGGCGCTTGCGCCAGCAGTGAGAAACAAGAAGGAAGGGGGCACACTCATCCTTGGCATACCGCGGGGCGGAGTCGTCCTTGCAGACATTGTCGCAGGCAAGCTGGGAGCAGGCTTTGACATCGTGATCCCAAGAAAGCTCGGCGCTCCCGGAAATGAGGAGCTTGCAATCGGCGCAGTGATGGCCGACGGCACCGACTATGTCAACCGCTACGTGGTAATTGCGCTCAGGGTCAAGCAGGAATACATAGAGAGGGAAAAGGAAAAGCAGGTGGCAGAGATAGCGCGAAGGCAGTCCAAGTACCGCAAGGCCGGCCTGCCCTATGACATCCGCGGGAGGGACGTCGTCCTTGTGGACGACGGGGTTGCCACCGGCGCGACTGCGATTGCCGCGGCAAGGTGGATAAAAAAACAGCAGCCTTCGTCGCTCACAATCGCCGCACCCGTGGCGCCGGCGCAGACTGTCGAGGCGCTAAAACACGAGGCAGATTCCGTGGTCGTGCTTGCCGCGCCGGCAGATTTTGGCGCGGTAGGCGAGTTTTACGAGGACTTTGCGCCAGTGACGGACGAGCACGTCATGGCAATAATGCTCCGGCGGGCGCTGCTCTAG
- a CDS encoding TIGR00725 family protein yields MHTHMRRIQIAVIGYNKDRCTDEARKAAYEVGSEIARAGAVLVCGGLGGVMEEACRGAKDNNGLTVGIIPEDDFSYANKYCDIIVCSTIGFARDFIVAGSADGIIAVGGGVGTLTEMTVGYMMKKPMVAVKGSGGTADEYGGRYLDERKRVEIMTAASPKEAVRMILERIKENAGLGHDNLPDTA; encoded by the coding sequence TTGCACACACACATGCGCAGGATCCAGATAGCGGTCATAGGCTACAACAAAGACAGGTGCACAGACGAGGCAAGAAAGGCGGCGTACGAGGTCGGAAGCGAGATAGCGAGGGCTGGCGCGGTGCTGGTATGCGGAGGCCTCGGCGGCGTCATGGAAGAGGCATGCAGGGGCGCCAAGGACAACAACGGGCTCACGGTGGGAATCATACCGGAGGACGACTTTAGCTATGCAAACAAGTACTGCGATATCATAGTCTGCTCGACGATCGGGTTTGCCCGCGACTTTATCGTGGCCGGCTCTGCCGACGGCATCATTGCAGTAGGCGGAGGGGTCGGCACCCTGACAGAGATGACAGTCGGGTATATGATGAAAAAGCCGATGGTTGCGGTAAAGGGGAGCGGAGGAACGGCTGACGAATACGGCGGCAGGTACCTTGACGAGCGCAAGCGGGTAGAGATAATGACGGCAGCAAGCCCGAAAGAAGCGGTCAGGATGATACTAGAAAGGATAAAGGAGAATGC